A section of the Agromyces aurantiacus genome encodes:
- the exaC gene encoding acetaldehyde dehydrogenase ExaC: MTVYAAPGTAGALIQFKPRYEHFIGGEWVKPAGGAYFDDISPVNGKPFAEVARGTAADIDAALDAAHKAAPAWGRTSAAQRAAILNAIADRIDANRELLAVAETWDNGKSIREPLNADLPLASDHFRYFASLIRAQEGSFTQLDEDTVAYHFDEPLGVVGQIIPWNFPLLMAVWKLAPALAAGNAVVLKPAEQTPVSILVLVELIADLLPAGVLNVVNGFGVEAGKPLASSSRIRKIAFTGETTTGRLILQYASANIIPSTVELGGKSPNLVFESVADRRDSFYDKALEGFSLFAFNQGEVCTCPSRSLIQTSIYDSFLGDAIERTKQARQGNPLDTETQVGAQASNDQLEKILSYIDIGKKEGAKLLLGGERVDLGGDLSEGYYVAPTIFEGENRMRLFQEEIFGPVVAVTSFQDYDDAIRIANDTLYGLGAGVWSRNGNEAYRAGRDIQAGRVWVNNYHAYPAGAAFGGYKSSGIGRENNKEALAHYQQTKNLLVSYSENPLGFF; this comes from the coding sequence ATGACCGTGTACGCCGCGCCCGGCACCGCCGGCGCACTGATCCAGTTCAAGCCGCGCTACGAGCACTTCATCGGCGGCGAGTGGGTGAAGCCGGCCGGCGGCGCCTACTTCGACGACATCTCGCCCGTGAACGGCAAGCCGTTCGCCGAGGTCGCTCGCGGCACCGCGGCCGACATCGACGCGGCGCTCGACGCCGCGCACAAGGCCGCGCCCGCGTGGGGCCGCACGAGCGCCGCGCAGCGCGCCGCCATCCTGAACGCCATCGCCGACCGCATCGATGCGAACCGCGAGCTCCTCGCCGTCGCCGAGACGTGGGACAACGGCAAGTCGATCCGCGAGCCCCTGAACGCCGACCTGCCGCTCGCGAGCGACCACTTCCGCTACTTCGCGAGCCTCATCCGCGCGCAGGAGGGCAGCTTCACCCAGCTCGACGAGGACACCGTCGCGTACCACTTCGACGAGCCGCTCGGCGTCGTCGGCCAGATCATCCCGTGGAACTTCCCGCTGCTCATGGCCGTGTGGAAGCTCGCGCCGGCGCTCGCCGCGGGCAACGCCGTCGTGCTGAAGCCGGCCGAGCAGACGCCCGTCTCGATCCTCGTGCTCGTCGAGCTCATCGCCGACCTGCTGCCCGCGGGTGTGCTGAACGTCGTCAACGGCTTCGGCGTCGAGGCCGGCAAGCCGCTCGCCTCGTCGAGCCGGATCCGCAAGATCGCCTTCACGGGCGAGACCACGACGGGCCGGCTCATCCTGCAGTACGCGTCGGCGAACATCATCCCGTCGACCGTCGAGCTCGGCGGCAAGAGCCCGAACCTCGTGTTCGAGTCGGTCGCCGACCGGCGCGACTCCTTCTACGACAAGGCGCTCGAGGGCTTCAGCCTGTTCGCGTTCAACCAGGGCGAGGTCTGCACCTGCCCGAGCCGGTCGCTCATCCAGACGTCGATCTACGACTCGTTCCTGGGCGACGCGATCGAGCGCACCAAGCAGGCCCGGCAGGGCAACCCGCTCGACACCGAGACCCAGGTCGGTGCGCAGGCCTCGAACGACCAGCTCGAGAAGATCCTGAGCTACATCGACATCGGCAAGAAGGAGGGCGCGAAGCTCCTCCTCGGCGGGGAGCGCGTCGATCTCGGCGGCGACCTCAGCGAGGGCTATTACGTCGCGCCGACCATCTTCGAGGGCGAGAACCGCATGCGGCTCTTCCAGGAGGAGATCTTCGGCCCCGTCGTCGCGGTCACGAGCTTCCAGGACTACGACGACGCCATCCGCATCGCCAACGACACGCTCTACGGCCTCGGGGCGGGCGTCTGGAGCCGCAACGGCAACGAGGCGTATCGCGCGGGCCGCGACATCCAGGCCGGTCGCGTGTGGGTGAACAACTACCACGCCTATCCCGCGGGCGCGGCGTTCGGCGGCTACAAGTCCTCGGGCATCGGCCGCGAGAACAACAAGGAGGCCCTGGCCCACTACCAGCAGACGAAGAACCTCCTCGTCAGCTACAGCGAGAACCCCCTCGGGTTCTTCTGA
- a CDS encoding DUF779 domain-containing protein: MAQTMSIDELAGRVVASVTIEGDVSPRVELTPAASVLLATLWAQHGPLMFHQSGGCCDGSAPMCYPAGEFATSAADVLLGELDLGSGRVVPFWMSAEQFGYWRHTHLTVDVVPGRGSGFSLEAPQGVRFLIRSRLMEE; the protein is encoded by the coding sequence ATGGCGCAGACCATGTCGATCGACGAGCTGGCCGGCCGCGTGGTCGCGTCCGTCACGATCGAGGGCGACGTCTCGCCGCGGGTGGAGCTCACGCCCGCGGCGAGCGTCCTGCTCGCGACGCTCTGGGCGCAGCACGGCCCCCTGATGTTCCACCAGTCGGGCGGATGCTGCGATGGCAGCGCGCCGATGTGCTACCCCGCGGGCGAGTTCGCCACGAGCGCGGCCGACGTGCTGCTCGGCGAGCTCGACCTCGGTTCCGGCCGGGTCGTGCCGTTCTGGATGTCGGCCGAGCAGTTCGGCTACTGGCGGCACACGCACCTGACGGTGGACGTCGTCCCCGGACGCGGAAGCGGCTTCTCGCTCGAGGCGCCGCAGGGCGTCCGGTTCCTCATCCGCTCGCGGCTCATGGAGGAGTGA
- a CDS encoding anti-sigma factor, which produces MMDHIEPDELAVLALDGREPADAVRGHLDTCPECLAEYDALVRTVSLGRGGVPVDELEAPPSSVWAGIHGELGLASELAADPLADWRTVVIERAAAPDGAPEAPADRPAGSERIAPVTPLAPRRRARWPIAIAAAAGGILAGVGIGVAVASLGGSGGGTSTPSPAVVLASADLAAFPGWDDATGHATVEEDADGERSIVVDLDAAVPAGDVREVWLIRSDASGLVSLGLLDGDSGRFVVPSGIDLAEFTLVDVSAEPVDGDPAHSGDSIVRGELVES; this is translated from the coding sequence ATGATGGACCATATCGAGCCTGACGAACTCGCCGTGCTGGCGCTCGACGGGCGTGAGCCCGCCGACGCGGTCCGCGGCCACCTCGACACATGCCCGGAATGCCTCGCCGAGTACGACGCGCTCGTGCGCACGGTCTCGCTCGGCCGCGGCGGCGTGCCCGTCGACGAGCTGGAGGCGCCGCCGTCGTCGGTCTGGGCCGGCATCCACGGGGAGCTCGGACTCGCGTCGGAGCTCGCCGCGGATCCGCTCGCCGACTGGCGGACCGTCGTGATCGAGCGCGCGGCTGCGCCCGATGGCGCCCCCGAGGCGCCCGCTGATCGCCCGGCCGGGTCCGAGCGGATCGCGCCGGTGACTCCGCTCGCGCCGCGCCGACGCGCCCGCTGGCCGATCGCGATCGCCGCCGCGGCCGGCGGCATCCTCGCCGGGGTCGGCATCGGCGTCGCGGTCGCGAGTCTCGGCGGTTCGGGTGGCGGCACGTCGACCCCGTCGCCGGCGGTCGTCCTGGCCAGCGCCGACCTCGCCGCGTTCCCCGGGTGGGACGACGCGACGGGTCACGCGACGGTCGAGGAGGATGCCGACGGCGAGCGCTCGATCGTGGTCGACCTCGACGCCGCGGTGCCCGCCGGCGACGTGCGCGAGGTGTGGCTGATCCGCTCGGACGCCTCGGGGCTCGTGAGCCTCGGACTGCTCGACGGCGACTCGGGCCGGTTCGTCGTGCCTTCGGGCATCGACCTCGCGGAGTTCACGCTCGTCGACGTCTCGGCCGAGCCGGTCGACGGCGACCCCGCGCACTCGGGCGACTCGATCGTGCGCGGCGAGCTGGTCGAGAGCTGA
- a CDS encoding DUF4397 domain-containing protein gives MKKILVAGIGAGALIALGAVAPANAAEDNAMLSVLHGVPDLVVDVYVNDELTLDDFQPGDLAGPLELPAGTYSVAITASDAADASSPAIGPVDLPLEAGGNYTAVAHLDADGNPTATLFTNDVSDIAAGQGRLTVRHTAAAPAVDVLAGGSPVITNLANPDEATLDLPAGTVSASVAAAGTTDPVIGPADVDVAEGTLTIVYAWGSLEDENLALAVQTVTGMHSSPDGVPAGSAGLAATNSPEQQLRVWGAIGFGALAMVALAAALLRKSVAAKAER, from the coding sequence ATGAAGAAGATCCTCGTCGCCGGGATCGGAGCGGGCGCGCTCATCGCGCTCGGCGCCGTCGCACCGGCCAATGCCGCGGAGGACAACGCGATGCTGTCCGTGCTCCACGGCGTCCCGGACCTCGTCGTCGACGTCTACGTCAACGACGAGCTCACGCTCGACGACTTCCAGCCCGGCGACCTCGCCGGCCCGCTCGAGCTGCCCGCCGGCACCTACTCGGTGGCGATCACCGCATCGGACGCCGCCGACGCGTCGTCGCCGGCGATCGGCCCGGTCGACCTGCCGCTCGAGGCCGGCGGGAACTACACCGCGGTCGCGCACCTCGACGCCGACGGCAACCCGACCGCGACGCTGTTCACGAACGACGTGTCGGACATCGCCGCCGGGCAGGGCCGGCTCACCGTGCGCCACACGGCCGCCGCGCCCGCCGTCGACGTGCTCGCGGGCGGCTCGCCGGTGATCACGAACCTCGCGAACCCCGACGAGGCGACGCTCGACCTGCCGGCCGGCACGGTCTCGGCCTCGGTCGCCGCAGCCGGCACCACCGACCCGGTGATCGGCCCGGCCGACGTCGACGTCGCCGAGGGCACGCTGACCATCGTGTACGCGTGGGGCAGCCTCGAGGACGAGAACCTCGCCCTCGCCGTGCAGACCGTGACCGGCATGCACTCGAGCCCCGACGGCGTGCCCGCCGGTTCGGCCGGCCTCGCCGCGACCAACTCGCCCGAGCAGCAGCTGCGGGTGTGGGGCGCCATCGGGTTCGGCGCGCTCGCGATGGTCGCGCTCGCTGCGGCCCTCCTGCGCAAGAGCGTGGCCGCGAAGGCGGAGCGCTGA
- a CDS encoding lysoplasmalogenase: protein MGAPALAFAPYAALSLVHLVVLQAMPDPTAVTATKLLLMPALAAGVLLARPPRTRSTLLLLAAIALSWAGDAALTGAGAGWFVAGLLAFLAAHVAYVVLFAGSGRGRRMPAWTAVYAVWYAGFLALLAPHLGALLAPVAVYGLVLGAMAALAGRLGGIIALGGALFVVSDSVLALGRFLPGYGFALHDLAVMTTYLAAQGLIALGILRLAGTPAVSRAGRVAAAPTAATPAAPTPSTTDPA from the coding sequence GTGGGCGCTCCCGCCCTGGCGTTCGCCCCGTACGCGGCGCTCTCGCTCGTGCACCTCGTGGTGCTCCAGGCGATGCCCGATCCCACGGCGGTGACGGCCACGAAGCTGCTGCTCATGCCGGCGCTCGCGGCGGGCGTGCTTCTCGCGCGACCGCCGCGGACGCGGTCGACCCTGCTGCTGCTCGCGGCGATCGCCCTCTCGTGGGCCGGCGATGCCGCGCTCACGGGTGCGGGCGCGGGATGGTTCGTCGCGGGCCTGCTCGCGTTCCTCGCCGCGCACGTCGCCTACGTCGTGCTGTTCGCGGGCTCGGGTCGCGGCCGGCGGATGCCGGCGTGGACCGCCGTCTACGCGGTCTGGTACGCGGGCTTCCTCGCGCTGCTCGCGCCGCACCTCGGCGCGCTGCTGGCCCCGGTCGCCGTGTACGGGCTCGTCCTCGGCGCGATGGCGGCGCTCGCGGGACGGCTCGGCGGGATCATCGCCCTCGGCGGGGCGCTGTTCGTGGTGTCCGACTCGGTGCTGGCGCTCGGCCGCTTCCTGCCCGGCTACGGGTTCGCGCTGCACGACCTCGCGGTCATGACGACCTACCTCGCCGCGCAGGGCCTCATCGCCCTCGGCATCCTCCGCCTCGCCGGGACCCCCGCCGTCAGTCGGGCGGGACGGGTGGCGGCGGCCCCGACGGCGGCAACCCCGGCTGCTCCGACCCCGTCGACGACGGATCCGGCGTAG
- a CDS encoding class F sortase, translating into MGDKGVAAGLIGCLAAASAVLGLLAGCAAPPQGIGGAASSAPTEAASAPTEAASRPAAAAPPAAVPDIPRQSAALDALPAAPPAPVRVEVPALGIDVEVRPVGLDDQGRMGLFDDPAIAAWYQWGSAPASDAGSTVIAAHVDSLTYDLLPFARLKDAAPGTEVVVTDAAGTRHAYAVESLAVTEKADVDWDAAFDRSGSPRLTLVTCGGEFDYEQRRYLSNLVVTARPAG; encoded by the coding sequence ATGGGGGACAAGGGGGTCGCGGCCGGGCTGATCGGGTGCCTGGCCGCGGCCTCCGCCGTGCTCGGCCTGCTGGCCGGGTGCGCCGCGCCGCCGCAGGGGATCGGCGGCGCGGCGTCCTCGGCGCCGACCGAGGCGGCCTCGGCGCCGACCGAGGCGGCCTCGCGCCCGGCTGCGGCCGCACCGCCCGCCGCCGTCCCCGACATCCCCAGGCAGTCGGCCGCCCTCGACGCCCTGCCGGCCGCGCCGCCCGCGCCCGTGCGGGTCGAGGTGCCCGCGCTCGGCATCGACGTGGAGGTGCGACCGGTGGGCCTCGACGACCAAGGCCGCATGGGCCTGTTCGACGATCCGGCCATCGCGGCGTGGTACCAGTGGGGGTCGGCGCCCGCGAGCGACGCGGGATCGACCGTCATCGCGGCCCACGTCGACTCGCTCACCTACGACCTCCTGCCCTTCGCGCGACTGAAGGACGCCGCGCCGGGCACCGAGGTGGTGGTGACGGATGCCGCGGGCACGCGTCACGCGTACGCGGTCGAGTCGCTCGCGGTCACCGAGAAGGCCGACGTCGACTGGGATGCCGCATTCGACCGCTCGGGATCGCCGCGACTGACCCTCGTGACGTGCGGGGGCGAGTTCGACTACGAGCAGCGCCGCTACCTCTCGAACCTCGTGGTGACGGCGCGCCCGGCCGGATAG
- a CDS encoding sigma-70 family RNA polymerase sigma factor — protein sequence MPQATAAAPPAPIDGVGLVSGRRRGERRTVTMVSFAGIDDHALGREFAAGDERALREAYARWSPLVFRLALRSLGDRTDAEDVTQQVYISAWKGRHTFDLARSTLSAWLVGIARHRIADAHEARARARRLEETLVLEASAGSEAVDDDLAERVMVAEELERLEPVPRRVMKLAFYDQLSHSQIAETLGIPIGTVKSHVRRSLTRLRSRWEVDDGPYRA from the coding sequence GTGCCGCAGGCGACCGCTGCCGCGCCGCCCGCGCCGATCGACGGCGTCGGGCTCGTCAGTGGTCGACGAAGGGGTGAGCGTCGCACGGTGACCATGGTGTCCTTCGCCGGCATCGACGACCACGCCCTCGGGCGCGAGTTCGCCGCGGGCGATGAGCGCGCCCTGCGCGAGGCGTACGCCCGGTGGTCGCCGCTCGTCTTCCGGCTCGCGCTGCGCTCGCTCGGCGACCGCACCGATGCCGAGGACGTCACGCAGCAGGTCTACATCTCGGCCTGGAAGGGCCGGCACACGTTCGACCTCGCCCGGTCGACCCTCAGCGCGTGGCTGGTCGGCATCGCCCGTCACCGCATCGCCGACGCGCACGAGGCGCGAGCCCGCGCCCGGCGCCTGGAGGAGACGCTCGTCCTCGAGGCCTCCGCCGGGTCGGAGGCCGTCGACGACGACCTCGCCGAACGCGTGATGGTCGCGGAGGAGCTCGAGCGGCTCGAGCCCGTCCCGCGACGCGTCATGAAGCTGGCGTTCTACGACCAGCTCAGCCATTCGCAGATCGCTGAGACCCTCGGGATCCCGATCGGGACCGTGAAGAGCCATGTCCGACGCAGCCTGACCAGGCTGCGGTCGCGATGGGAGGTGGATGATGGACCATATCGAGCCTGA
- a CDS encoding protealysin inhibitor emfourin: protein MDVEVVRSGGIAGLRLSWTVNVDDQPDPEEWVLLIERLPWSETPPAPPEPDRYTYRIRCEPHEATLAERQVTGPWRDLVDRVRDVAEPERAAARPSEGRPPATPDPSSTGSEQPGLPPSGPPPPVPPD from the coding sequence ATGGACGTCGAGGTCGTGCGCAGCGGCGGCATCGCGGGGCTGCGGCTCTCGTGGACGGTGAACGTCGACGACCAGCCCGATCCCGAGGAGTGGGTGCTGCTCATCGAGCGGCTCCCGTGGAGCGAGACGCCCCCGGCGCCGCCGGAGCCCGACCGGTACACCTACCGGATCCGCTGCGAGCCGCACGAGGCGACGCTCGCCGAACGCCAGGTCACGGGGCCGTGGCGCGACCTCGTCGACCGCGTGCGCGATGTCGCGGAACCCGAGCGCGCAGCGGCCCGCCCCTCCGAGGGTCGACCGCCCGCTACGCCGGATCCGTCGTCGACGGGGTCGGAGCAGCCGGGGTTGCCGCCGTCGGGGCCGCCGCCACCCGTCCCGCCCGACTGA
- a CDS encoding FKBP-type peptidyl-prolyl cis-trans isomerase, with protein sequence MTDTNSKPEVDAPEGPAPVELVIEDIVVGDGPEATPGSTVDVHYLGVEYETGEEFDSSWSRGQSINFPLQALIAGWQEGIPGMKVGGRRKLTVPPQKAYGPAGGGHQLSGKTLIFVIDLLGVS encoded by the coding sequence ATGACTGACACGAACAGCAAGCCCGAGGTCGACGCCCCCGAGGGCCCGGCTCCCGTCGAGCTCGTCATCGAGGACATCGTCGTGGGCGACGGCCCCGAGGCGACGCCCGGCTCGACCGTCGACGTGCACTACCTGGGCGTCGAGTACGAGACCGGCGAGGAGTTCGACTCGTCCTGGAGCCGCGGCCAGTCCATCAACTTCCCGCTCCAGGCGCTCATCGCCGGATGGCAGGAGGGCATCCCCGGCATGAAGGTCGGCGGGCGCCGCAAGCTCACCGTCCCGCCGCAGAAGGCGTACGGCCCGGCCGGCGGCGGCCACCAACTCTCGGGCAAGACCCTGATCTTCGTGATCGACCTGCTCGGCGTGAGCTGA
- a CDS encoding M4 family metallopeptidase, with amino-acid sequence MTRMPPAAAAARERRPRAGIVPPWLLRRVAEATEHYDVAPEAARRSLRRDRPLRDLRAEAAHPPLVAHEEAREGRPSLEPSGEAEAPTIAVERPEPSPDRRISDAEHLETLPGRLVRREGEPETGDASVDEAYHGLGEVFALFHRVYGRDAIDGGGAPLEATVHFGDRYDNAFWDGERMVFGDGDGEVFRGFTQSLSVIGHELAHGVTEATARLRYRDQSGALNEHVSDVFGALVEQYAMGQDAGAATWLIGEGVFTDLVQGRALRSMLEPGTAYDDDVLGRDPQPAHFRDYVRTDDDNGGVHLNSGIPNRAFALAAVELGGFAWEHAGRVWYDTLTDGVLGPDDGFDVFAAATLAAARARFGAGSREARAISRGWRAVGLDPE; translated from the coding sequence ATGACCCGGATGCCGCCGGCCGCCGCCGCCGCCCGTGAACGCCGACCCCGCGCCGGCATCGTGCCCCCATGGCTGCTGCGTCGGGTCGCCGAGGCGACCGAGCACTACGACGTCGCGCCCGAAGCGGCACGACGGTCGCTTCGGCGCGATCGGCCGCTGCGCGACCTGCGCGCCGAGGCCGCCCACCCGCCGCTCGTCGCGCACGAGGAGGCGCGCGAGGGCCGGCCGTCCCTCGAGCCCTCGGGCGAGGCCGAGGCGCCGACCATTGCGGTCGAGCGACCCGAGCCGTCGCCCGACCGGCGCATCTCCGACGCCGAGCACCTCGAGACGCTGCCCGGGCGGCTCGTGCGTCGCGAAGGCGAGCCCGAGACGGGCGACGCCTCCGTCGACGAGGCGTACCACGGCCTCGGCGAGGTGTTCGCGCTGTTCCACCGCGTGTACGGGCGCGACGCGATCGACGGCGGTGGCGCGCCACTCGAGGCGACCGTGCACTTCGGCGACCGCTACGACAACGCCTTCTGGGACGGCGAGCGCATGGTGTTCGGCGACGGCGACGGCGAGGTGTTCCGCGGCTTCACGCAGTCGCTCAGCGTGATCGGCCACGAGCTCGCACACGGCGTCACCGAGGCGACCGCGCGGCTGCGCTACCGCGACCAGTCGGGCGCCCTCAACGAGCACGTCTCCGACGTGTTCGGTGCGCTGGTCGAGCAATACGCGATGGGCCAGGACGCCGGTGCGGCGACCTGGCTCATCGGCGAGGGCGTGTTCACCGACCTCGTGCAGGGCCGCGCGCTCCGGTCGATGCTCGAGCCGGGCACCGCCTACGACGACGACGTGCTCGGCCGCGACCCGCAGCCCGCCCATTTCCGCGACTACGTGCGCACCGACGACGACAACGGCGGCGTGCACCTGAACTCGGGCATCCCGAACCGGGCCTTCGCGCTCGCCGCGGTCGAGCTCGGCGGCTTCGCGTGGGAGCACGCGGGCCGGGTCTGGTACGACACGCTGACCGACGGCGTGCTCGGTCCGGACGACGGCTTCGACGTGTTCGCCGCGGCCACGCTCGCCGCCGCGAGGGCGCGCTTCGGGGCCGGCTCGCGCGAGGCGCGCGCGATCTCCCGAGGCTGGCGCGCCGTCGGTCTCGACCCGGAGTAG
- a CDS encoding GAF domain-containing protein, producing the protein MPSEDPRGSEASDLRDRLLRAQEDALATGVVPLSLRPVVRESWERAIRGAIDPDRALPAIELDDGAFREYRATHALAPVMPVIRRLLVDGADDAGLVVAVGDAQGRLLWVEGDAHLRRRAEDMLFVAGADWSEGRIGTSAPGTALQLDRAVQIRGAEHYNRIVHPWSCTAAPVHDPTTGALLGVIDITGTDLAVAPHALSLVSATVAAVEAELRIASLETAVRATIRRSRMRAVPAPERTPLTVLGEQRARLGALELSPRHAEILALLAWNPRGIGAERLAALLYERDASPVTLRAEIARLRRVLEAAGEPALESRPYRLGRELDLDAARVARLAGQGALRKAVEQYPGPVLPASTAPGIVELREELASRIRESLLADASPDLLLAFAERDEHRYDIELWRAALELLPARSPRRASIVAHLERIEQAMR; encoded by the coding sequence ATGCCGAGCGAGGATCCGCGGGGGAGCGAAGCGAGCGACCTGCGCGACCGGCTGCTGCGCGCCCAGGAGGACGCGCTCGCGACCGGCGTCGTGCCGCTCAGCCTGCGTCCGGTCGTCCGTGAATCGTGGGAACGCGCCATCCGCGGGGCCATCGACCCCGACCGCGCGCTGCCCGCCATCGAACTCGACGACGGCGCGTTCCGGGAGTACCGCGCGACGCACGCCCTCGCGCCCGTCATGCCCGTCATCCGCCGCCTGCTCGTGGATGGCGCCGACGACGCCGGCCTCGTCGTCGCGGTCGGCGACGCGCAGGGGCGGCTGCTCTGGGTCGAGGGCGACGCGCACCTGCGGCGCCGCGCCGAGGACATGCTCTTCGTCGCCGGCGCCGACTGGTCCGAAGGGCGGATCGGCACGAGTGCGCCCGGGACCGCGCTGCAGCTCGACCGGGCCGTGCAGATCCGCGGGGCCGAGCACTACAACCGGATCGTGCACCCGTGGAGCTGCACGGCCGCACCCGTGCACGATCCCACCACGGGGGCCCTGCTCGGCGTCATCGACATCACGGGCACCGACCTCGCGGTCGCGCCGCACGCGCTCTCGCTCGTCTCTGCGACCGTCGCGGCGGTCGAGGCCGAGCTGCGCATCGCGAGCCTCGAGACCGCCGTGCGCGCCACCATCCGCCGCTCGCGCATGCGCGCGGTGCCCGCGCCCGAACGCACCCCGCTCACGGTGCTCGGCGAGCAGCGGGCCCGGCTCGGCGCGCTCGAGCTCAGCCCCCGGCACGCCGAGATCCTCGCGCTCCTGGCTTGGAACCCGCGAGGCATCGGCGCTGAGCGCCTGGCCGCGCTGCTGTACGAGCGCGACGCGTCGCCGGTGACGTTGCGGGCGGAGATCGCACGACTCCGCCGCGTGCTCGAGGCCGCGGGCGAGCCCGCACTCGAGTCGCGGCCGTACCGGCTGGGCCGCGAGCTCGACCTCGACGCCGCACGCGTCGCGCGGTTGGCCGGCCAGGGCGCGCTGCGCAAGGCCGTCGAGCAGTACCCCGGCCCCGTGCTGCCGGCCTCCACGGCGCCCGGCATCGTCGAGCTGCGCGAGGAACTCGCGAGCCGGATCCGCGAATCCCTGCTCGCCGACGCCTCGCCCGACCTGCTGCTCGCGTTCGCCGAGCGCGACGAGCACCGCTACGACATCGAGCTCTGGCGCGCGGCGCTCGAACTGCTGCCGGCGCGCTCGCCGCGGCGTGCCTCCATCGTGGCGCACCTCGAACGCATCGAGCAGGCGATGCGCTAG
- a CDS encoding PrsW family intramembrane metalloprotease, translating into MSLTPPPAPGPQSNVPAWPPVSPPRRGVGAGLIVAFAVALLVGLLVLGYLAVSLGLSVVATGTLLALVPLAIVLLAVRWVDRWEPEPRWALWFAFLWGAAVSVAIALIVDLGVQLFTALSNPAGAPTDEVMQAVVQAPIVEEVAKGFGVLLIYLFSRSHFDGPVDGLVYAATVAAGFAFTENILYFGVALVEGGAGELGMTFIVRGIFSPFAHVLFTACTGVAIGIGARRGAGAAILGWFLAGLVPAILLHAFWNGSLAFADAFLLYFTVQVPIFIGAIVVTVLLRREEQRVTRTRLAEYAAAGWFSPDEVAGLSTASGRRAALAWARAQQPPRTEAVRRFIADATRLAFTRNALVTGRADVRRLDDERVLLDAVARDRRAIAG; encoded by the coding sequence GTGAGCCTCACGCCGCCGCCCGCCCCCGGTCCCCAGTCGAACGTCCCAGCCTGGCCGCCGGTATCGCCGCCCCGCCGCGGCGTCGGCGCCGGCCTCATCGTCGCGTTCGCCGTCGCGCTGCTCGTCGGCCTGCTCGTGCTCGGCTACCTCGCGGTCTCGCTCGGACTGTCGGTCGTGGCGACCGGCACGCTGCTCGCGCTCGTGCCGCTCGCGATCGTGCTGCTCGCGGTGCGCTGGGTCGACCGGTGGGAGCCCGAGCCGCGCTGGGCGCTGTGGTTCGCATTCCTCTGGGGCGCCGCGGTGTCGGTCGCGATCGCGCTGATCGTCGATCTCGGCGTGCAGCTCTTCACGGCGCTCTCCAACCCGGCGGGCGCGCCGACCGACGAGGTGATGCAGGCGGTCGTGCAGGCGCCCATCGTCGAGGAGGTCGCGAAGGGCTTCGGCGTGCTGCTCATCTACCTGTTCTCGCGCTCGCACTTCGACGGCCCGGTCGACGGCCTCGTCTACGCCGCGACGGTCGCGGCCGGCTTCGCGTTCACCGAGAACATCCTCTACTTCGGCGTCGCGCTCGTGGAGGGCGGCGCGGGCGAGCTCGGCATGACCTTCATCGTGCGCGGCATCTTCTCGCCGTTCGCGCACGTGCTCTTCACCGCGTGCACGGGCGTCGCGATCGGAATCGGTGCTCGGCGCGGTGCCGGGGCGGCGATCCTCGGATGGTTCCTGGCCGGCCTCGTGCCCGCCATCCTGCTGCACGCGTTCTGGAACGGCTCGCTCGCCTTCGCCGACGCGTTCCTGCTGTACTTCACGGTGCAGGTGCCGATCTTCATCGGCGCCATCGTCGTCACGGTCCTGCTCCGGCGCGAGGAGCAGCGGGTGACGCGCACGCGGCTCGCGGAGTACGCGGCCGCCGGATGGTTCAGCCCCGACGAGGTCGCGGGCCTTTCGACGGCGTCGGGCCGGCGCGCGGCGCTCGCCTGGGCCCGCGCCCAGCAGCCACCGCGCACCGAGGCGGTCCGACGGTTCATCGCGGATGCCACGCGGCTGGCGTTCACGCGGAACGCCCTCGTGACCGGCCGCGCCGACGTGCGCCGGCTCGATGACGAACGCGTCCTGCTCGACGCGGTGGCGCGCGACCGGCGCGCGATCGCCGGCTGA